In Musa acuminata AAA Group cultivar baxijiao chromosome BXJ3-9, Cavendish_Baxijiao_AAA, whole genome shotgun sequence, a single genomic region encodes these proteins:
- the LOC135650023 gene encoding ADP-ribosylation factor GTPase-activating protein AGD12-like encodes MSNRYSRPDKPVSGKWKKLRGLMIRSDNRICADCCAPDPKWASANIGVFICLKCSEVHRSLGAEISKVLSLTLDEWSETDMDSMIQVGGNSYANSIYEAFLPKDYPKPKPNSSNEERTKFISSKYVSQDFLTPSLRIVSSKMSFQTLESGKDLGCSITSNSSKKNEEMGQFLGNLKIKVVRGSNLAVRDMLTSDPYVVLILGQQKAQTTVKKSNLNPVWNEELKFSIPQRYGALKLQVYDHDVLSADDIMGEAEIDLQPMITATMAFGDSELLANMQIGKWLKTSDNALVKDSIVNIVDGKIKQEVLLKLQNVESGEIELELEWMPLDE; translated from the exons ATGAGTAATCGCTACTCTAGGCCTGACAAACCTGTTTCAG GTAAATGGAAGAAACTGAGGGGTCTTATGATTAGAAGTGACAATCGCATTTGTGCAGATTGTTGTGCTCCAGATCCAAAATGGGC GTCTGCTAATATTGGAGTTTTTATATGCTTAAAATGTAGTGAGGTCCATAGAAGCCTTGGTGCAGAAATTTCAAAG GTGCTGTCTCTGACACTGGATGAATGGTCTGAAACCGATATGGATTCCATGATTCAGGTTGGTGGAAACTCCTATGCTAACTCAATTTATGAGGCTTTTCTTCCTAAAGACTATCCAAAACCTAAACCAAACTCTAGTAATGAGGAGCGAACCAAGTTTATCAG TTCCAAGTATGTGTCGCAAGACTTCTTGACACCAAGCTTGCGTATTGTGTCATCTAAGATGTCTTTTCAAACTCTCGAATCTGGAAAAGATTTGGGTTGCAGCATCACTTCCAACAGTTCAAAGAAAAAT GAAGAGATGGGACAATTCCTTGGAAATTTGAAGATCAAAGTAGTCCGAGGTTCGAATTTGGCTGTTAGAGATATGCTAACTAGTGATCCATATGTTGTCTTGATACTTGGGCAGCAG AAAGCCCAGACAACAGTAAAGAAAAGCAACTTGAACCCAGTATGGAATGAAGAGCTCAAGTTTTCAATACCACAACGCTATGGGGCTCTGAAGTTG CAAGTATACGACCACGACGTTTTATCTGCTGATGACATAATGGGTGAGGCAGAGATCGACCTACAACCTATGATCACCGCCACGATGGCTTTCGGGGATTCTGAGCTCCTTGCAAACATGCAGATCGGGAAGTGGCTGAAAACAAGTGACAACGCTCTCGTCAAAGACAGCATCGTCAACATTGTAGATGGAAAGATAAAGCAGGAGGTACTCCTGAAGCTACAGAATGTGGAGTCTGGAGAGATTGAATTAGAACTGGAATGGATGCCTCTGGATGAATAA